A part of Ziziphus jujuba cultivar Dongzao chromosome 8, ASM3175591v1 genomic DNA contains:
- the LOC107414027 gene encoding thioredoxin H4-1 isoform X1 has product MMGVRGFQILMLLSKSTTKIQLFHSMGNCWSTVFRYKSSRDEDGDGNKDVQLTSGNVHLITTKASWEEKLSEANTEGKIVVANFSAPWCSPCKAIAPTYCEIANKYPSIIFLTVDVDELAELSSSWNVKATPTFFFLKDGRQLDKVVGANKKDLQRKTAKMADLSLKS; this is encoded by the exons ATGATGGGTGTTAGGGGATTTCAAATTCTTATGTTGCTAAG TAAGTCTACCACCAAAATTCAGCTGTTTCATTCAATGGGAAATTGTTGGAGTACG GTTTTCCGTTATAAAAGCAGCAGAGATGAAGATGGAGATGGAAATAAAGACGTACAGCTAACCAGTGGAAATGTGCATCTTATTACCACCAAGGCAAGCTGGGAGGAAAAGCTTTCTGAAGCGAACACAGAAGGGAAAATT GTTGTGGCAAATTTCAGTGCACCATGGTGTAGTCCTTGTAAAGCAATAGCTCCAACCTACTGCGAGATTGCTAATAAATATCCTTCCATTATATTCCTAACTGTAGACGTCGACGAGCTTGCT GAATTGAGTTCTTCATGGAATGTCAAAGCAACTCCAACATTCTTTTTCCTTAAAGATGGAAGACAACTGGACAAAGTTGTGGGAGCCAACAAGAAAGACCTACAGAGGAAAACAGCTAAAATGGCTGATTTGTCATTGAAGTCGTAA
- the LOC107414027 gene encoding thioredoxin H4-1 isoform X2: MGNCWSTVFRYKSSRDEDGDGNKDVQLTSGNVHLITTKASWEEKLSEANTEGKIVVANFSAPWCSPCKAIAPTYCEIANKYPSIIFLTVDVDELAELSSSWNVKATPTFFFLKDGRQLDKVVGANKKDLQRKTAKMADLSLKS; encoded by the exons ATGGGAAATTGTTGGAGTACG GTTTTCCGTTATAAAAGCAGCAGAGATGAAGATGGAGATGGAAATAAAGACGTACAGCTAACCAGTGGAAATGTGCATCTTATTACCACCAAGGCAAGCTGGGAGGAAAAGCTTTCTGAAGCGAACACAGAAGGGAAAATT GTTGTGGCAAATTTCAGTGCACCATGGTGTAGTCCTTGTAAAGCAATAGCTCCAACCTACTGCGAGATTGCTAATAAATATCCTTCCATTATATTCCTAACTGTAGACGTCGACGAGCTTGCT GAATTGAGTTCTTCATGGAATGTCAAAGCAACTCCAACATTCTTTTTCCTTAAAGATGGAAGACAACTGGACAAAGTTGTGGGAGCCAACAAGAAAGACCTACAGAGGAAAACAGCTAAAATGGCTGATTTGTCATTGAAGTCGTAA